AAGAGGCAACTGAAGATGCGGTCCATGATTTTCATGTGCGTTTCGTCCATTTCTTTCAACTCTTGGACACCGCACTCCTGTGGCGCCAAGAGTTTATTGTTGCGTTTCGGTGGAGAAGCTACCCCACCATCGCCTGGAATCCCAGTGCTTTGCGCAGGTAGCCCATCTGTCCCAGGTGGTAGCTGTCGTGCCAGGCCAGTTGCGAAATCTCGTCCATCAGCGTTTTCGCGTTCGGTACGCCGACTCCGGTTGCGGCTTGGGAGAGCTGTTCGTCGTCCACCTCGGCGAGAAGAACGCTGATTCGGTCGCCTATCCTGGCCATGGTTGACCGGATCAGCGCGATGTCTGGATAGCCGGACGGGTCACTGATCTTGCTGTATCTCTTGAACTGGTCTTGCCAGGGAAGCTCAAACTCTTCTCCCAGCGCCTTCGGAACCAGGGCGCGGGTGTCGACCATGTGACCGGCAATCCAGAACATCGGGTTGCCGTTTTCGGCCGGGCGGCGCCAAAGGTCGGTATCGGTCAACCCATCCAGCGCCTGCGCGAAGAAAAATTCGTTGATGCGGTACATCCTGGCTATCGGCGCAGCCGCGCGGCTGG
This portion of the Acidicapsa acidisoli genome encodes:
- a CDS encoding DinB family protein — encoded protein: MTTVYASRAAAPIARMYRINEFFFAQALDGLTDTDLWRRPAENGNPMFWIAGHMVDTRALVPKALGEEFELPWQDQFKRYSKISDPSGYPDIALIRSTMARIGDRISVLLAEVDDEQLSQAATGVGVPNAKTLMDEISQLAWHDSYHLGQMGYLRKALGFQAMVG